The following are encoded in a window of Colletotrichum lupini chromosome 3, complete sequence genomic DNA:
- a CDS encoding pectate lyase F, with translation MRRQGVRILHHKIVLSLLYNASSSSDVVILVRVLEASLSKNITFSSRLATIPPSSIVINQVLAIMYFSKASIVALLAAVPSTLACLGYEGGVPTATSTKTNSKYIEVPAGTVYDGGWARFGRGSGACTSGEGGDADAVFILRKGATLKNAIVGKNQKEGVHCDGPCTLEFVWFEDVCEDAITVKNDKAGDHTWIIGGGAYKASDRIVQHNGCGTVNIINFYANDYGKVYRSCGNCSSQCKRNVYVEGTTARNGGEVVGINSNYGDTATLKNVCTDAKTPCQMYTGCAGGCEPVKAGACSG, from the exons ATGAGGCGTCAAGGAGTCAGGATCCTCCACCATAA AATTGTCTTGAGTCTTCTATATAACGCGAGCTCATCGTCCGATGTTGTCATTTTGGTTAGAGTCTTAGAAGCTTCACTGAGCAAGAACATTACATTCTCATCACGATTGGCTACAATTCCGCCTTCCAGCATTGTGATCAATCAGGTTTTAGCCATCATGTACTTCTCCAAGGCTAGCATCGTGGCTTTGCTGGCGGCTGTACCCAGCACACTTGCCTGTCTCGGATACGAGGGCGGGGTTCCCACTGCGACTTCCACAAAGACCAACAGCAAGTACATTGAGGTTCCCGCTGGCACTGTCTATGACGGTGGTTGGGCTAGGTTCGGCCGTGGCTCTGGTGCTTGCACCAGTGGTGAAGGAG GCGATGCTGATGCCGTCTTCATTCTCCGCAAGGGCGCAACTCTGAAGAATGCCATTGTTGGCAAGAACCAGAAGGAGGGCGTTCACTGCGACGGTCCTTGCACTCTCGAGTTTGTATGGTTTGAGGATGTTTGTGAGGATGCCATCACTGTT AAGAACGATAAGGCTGGCGACCACACCTGGATCATTGGTGGTGGTGCCTACAAGGCCAGCGATAGGATTGTTCAACACAACGGTTGCGGCACCGTGAACATTATCAACTTCT ACGCGAACGA CTACGGCAAGGTCTATCGCTCTTGCGGTAAC TGCAGCAGTCAGTGCAAGCGCAACGTCTACGTCGAGGGCACTACCGCCCGCAACGGAGGCGAAGTTGTTGGCATCAACTCCAACTACGGCGACACCGCCACCCTCAAGAACGTCTGCACCGACGCCAAGACCCCGTGCCAGATGTACACCGGATGTGCCGGTGGCTGCGAGCCCGTCAAGGCAGGTGCCTGCTCCGGATAA
- a CDS encoding haloacid dehalogenase, giving the protein MSQQPTKVKAVFFDFMGTCLNWHASVVEALPATIPKEEASKFALEWRRQYFIEIANRHAQGLEPEDIDITFARVLDNLLDQSPVYASHFNPEIKIELIKAWHSQPAWPEVSKAIESLRNDLGLEVFVHANGTTRLQLDLVRFSGLSFNMLFSSQLLGVYKPSPIAYEKALQLVKLKPEEVVLVAAHAYDLRGAQKVGLRTIYVHRWTDDVDEDMKKVRSEFDVFLEDMTDLPKAVGNL; this is encoded by the coding sequence ATGTCTCAGCAACCTACAAAGGTCAAGGCAGTCTTCTTCGACTTCATGGGAACTTGCCTCAACTGGCATGCCAGTGTAGTCGAAGCCTTACCCGCCACCATTCCAAAGGAAGAGGCGTCAAAGTTCGCGCTCGAATGGCGCAGACAATACTTTATCGAGATTGCAAACCGGCATGCGCAGGGTCTCGAGCCTGAGGATATTGACATTACGTTCGCGCGGGTCCTCGACAACCTGTTGGACCAGTCTCCTGTGTACGCCAGCCACTTCAACCCCGAGATCAAGATCGAGTTGATCAAAGCATGGCACTCGCAGCCAGCTTGGCCGGAAGTCTCAAAGGCAATCGAGAGCCTGCGCAACGACCTCGGCCTTGAAGTGTTTGTGCATGCCAACGGCACGACTCGCTTGCAGCTTGACCTCGTCCGTTTTTCAGGGCTGAGCTTCAACATGCTGTTTTCTAGTCAGCTTCTGGGTGTCTACAAGCCTAGCCCCATTGCGTATGAAAAGGCCTTGCAACTTGTCAAGCTCAAGCCTGAGGAAGTGGTGTTGGTTGCAGCGCACGCATATGATTTGCGAGGGGCGCAGAAGGTCGGGTTGAGGACCATCTATGTTCATCGATGGACTGATGATGTCGATGAGGATATGAAAAAAGTTCGGTCCGAGTTTGATGTATTCTTGGAAGACATGACGGACTTGCCCAAGGCCGTCGGTAACTTATGA
- a CDS encoding NmrA-like family protein produces the protein MAPKSVLLVGANGTLGAKILDSLVAAKSFKLSALKRAGSKSTIAYPADQVQVIEVDNDLSYEGLKKAFTGQEVVIVSFRLRDLDQHLRIAEAAFAAGVKHFMPADFGSIDADNPRARELIPLYRWKRAVRQKAQELADKNPDFAWTGIVCGHFFDWGVKEGFLHAYLDTKKIDVIDGGDIKASVATLPRVGEAVVRILNLGVTEVTKNKTLFIQSFCITQNELLQSLEKATGAKWTVNKVESESFIAEHKVKADAGDAEAIEDLVFAVGQLDANWTKRDDFAMKTLGLEDEDLDTVIADVVANPAV, from the coding sequence ATGGCACCGAAATCTGTTCTCCTCGTCGGCGCCAATGGCACGCTAGGCGCCAAAATCCTAGACTCCCTGGTGGCCGCCAAATCCTTCAAGCTCAGCGCCCTGAAGCGCGCCGGCTCCAAGAGCACCATCGCGTACCCCGCAGACCAAGTGCAAGTCATTGAAGTCGACAACGACCTCTCCTACGAGGGTCTCAAAAAGGCATTTACCGGCCAAGAAGTCGTCATCGTCAGCTTCCGCCTGCGGGATCTAGACCAGCACCTGCGCATCGCCGAGGCAGCGTTCGCGGCGGGCGTGAAGCACTTTATGCCCGCCGACTTCGGCAGCATCGACGCCGATAACCCCCGCGCGAGGGAGCTCATCCCGTTGTACCGCTGGAAGCGCGCCGTGCGCCAAAAGGCGCAGGAACTGGCGGACAAGAACCCGGATTTCGCGTGGACGGGTATTGTCTGCGGACACTTTTTCGACTGGGGTGTCAAGGAGGGTTTCTTGCACGCGTACCTGGACACCAAGAAGATCGACGTCATTGACGGCGGCGATATCAAGGCCTCTGTCGCAACGCTGCCGAGGGTCGGCGAGGCTGTTGTGCGTATTCTCAACTTGGGCGTTACCGAGGTGACGAAGAATAAGACCCTTTTCATTCAGAGCTTTTGCATCACGCAGAACGAGCTGCTTCAGAGTTTGGAGAAGGCGACGGGGGCCAAGTGGACTGTCAACAAGGTCGAATCTGAGAGCTTCATCGCGGAACACAAGGTCAAGGCCGATGCGGGTGACGCTGAGGCGATTGAGGACCTTGTCTTTGCTGTCGGGCAATTGGATGCAAACTGGACGAAGCGCGATGACTTTGCCATGAAGACTTTGGGGCTGGAGGATGAGGATTTGGACACTGTTATTGCGGATGTTGTCGCCAATCCGGCAGTTTGA
- a CDS encoding short-chain dehydrogenase yields the protein MSSKRIILITGANTGIGYETVKILLQSDRAYHIIIGSRSLEKGESALAELKKEVPSTASSLEVIQVDVADDDSIIGAFKSVKEKHGLLDVLINNAGASHDFGPHNYNPEDIKAIRQNLNKSYDVNTSGTHVMTHAFAPLLIKSSDPRLLFITSGLSTLNGIESAGLLPFQPGTITAAGWPKPYTPQAGYRSSKTALNMVMQNWHWLLKADGVKVWCISPGFLATGLGGNPDALKKMGAGAPSQGARLIQQVVEGERDADVGKVVNKDGIQPW from the exons ATGTCTTCCAAGCGTATCATCCTCATCACCGGAGCCAACACCGGTATTGGCTATGAAACAGTCAAGATCCTGCTGCAATCCGACAGGGCATACCACATCATTATTGGATCAAGGTCTCTTGAAAAAGGCGAATCTGCCCTTGCCGAACTTAAAAAGGAGGTGCCGTCCACCGCAAGCTCTTTGGAGGTCATTCAAGTGGATGTGGCCGATGATGATTCAATCATTGGCGCTTTCAAGAGTGTCAAAGAAAAGCATGGGCTGCTCGATGTCTTGATTAACAACGCCG GCGCCTCCCATGATTTCGGGCCTCACAATTACAACCCCGAGGACATCAAAGCAATTCGCCAGAACTTGAACAAGTCTTACGACGTCAACACATCCGGAACACACGTCATGACCCACGCCTTTGCCCCTCTTCTCATCAAATCCTCCGACCCTCGTCTTCTCTTCATCACCAGCGGACTCTCCACTCTCAATGGCATCGAAAGCGCCGGCCTGCTCCCATTCCAGCCCGGGACCATCACGGCTGCCGGCTGGCCCAAGCCTTATACCCCTCAAGCCGGGTACCGGTCTAGTAAGACCGCGCTGAACATGGTCATGCAGAACTGGCACTGGCTTCTCAAGGCAGACGGGGTAAAAGTGTGGTGCATCTCCCCCGGTTTCCTGGCTACGGGGTTGGGAGGAAATCCGGATGCGCTGAAGAAGATGGGTGCGGGTGCGCCAAGCCAGGGAGCCAGGCTGATTCAACAGGTTGTTGAGGGTGAGCGAGATGCTGATGTTGGCAAGGTTGTCAACAAGGACGGTATCCAACCTTGGTAG
- a CDS encoding phospholipase/Carboxylesterase: protein MTFLTDIFHLEPAPGHEHTHTVILLHGRGSDGKEFGDGFFEREVSEHLARILDNGPEQPNNPLDDTPAPPPPRTLQALYPTFKWVFPSAPSIPSKRYKTDMTQWFDMWSTENPNEQEELQEPSLSESIDFINRLIDRESHVVSPDKIFLGGISQGFATAVAAYLTRCKALGGLIGYASWAYPGLSPYQAPTGPVASDDGKWKIKCGDVNYQMARTPIFLSHARDDPTVPVKNGRALCKALHNIGLKEVQWHEHEYGGHWITEPDSIDQLVYFIHRNIGLLEDDSS, encoded by the coding sequence ATGACATTTCTCACGGACATTTTCCACCTTGAACCTGCCCCGGGCCACGAGCACACGCACACCGTCATCCTCCTCCATGGCAGAGGCAGTGACGGCAAAGAATTTGGAGATGGGTTCTTTGAACGCGAAGTCTCGGAACACCTGGCACGAATCCTGGACAATGGCCCTGAACAGCCCAACAACCCCCTGGACGACACACCAGCGCCACCACCCCCTCGAACCCTCCAAGCCCTGTACCCAACCTTCAAATGGGTCTTCCCCAGCGCACCGTCGATCCCATCCAAACGTTACAAAACGGACATGACCCAATGGTTTGATATGTGGTCTACAGAGAACCCAAACGAGCAAGAAGAATTGCAAGAACCGAGCCTGTCTGAAAGCATCGACTTCATCAACCGCCTCATCGACCGGGAATCCCACGTGGTGTCACCCGACAAGATCTTCCTGGGCGGCATCAGCCAGGGATTCGCGACAGCTGTCGCGGCCTATTTGACACGCTGTAAAGCCTTGGGCGGCCTTATTGGCTACGCTAGCTGGGCCTACCCAGGCCTTTCGCCCTACCAAGCCCCAACCGGTCCTGTCGCCAGCGATGATGGCAAGTGGAAGATAAAGTGTGGTGATGTGAACTACCAGATGGCACGCACGCCAATTTTCCTTTCCCACGCTCGCGACGACCCGACGGTTCCTGTGAAGAACGGAAGAGCCCTATGCAAGGCCCTACACAACATTGGCTTGAAAGAAGTCCAATGGCACGAACACGAATATGGTGGCCACTGGATCACCGAGCCTGATAGCATAGATCAGCTCGTCTACTTTATTCATCGCAATATCGGCCTCCTGGAAGATGACTCAAGTTGA